In the genome of Nitratireductor sp. GISD-1A_MAKvit, the window AACCCGGCAAAAACCAGCACCCGCGAGAAAGCATCCGCATCGCGCGGCAGCGTCAGGATTGCCGCGACCGTGAGAATGCCGATTATGGAGAAGGCCACCGTACGCATCGTATCGGTGGGGACGGGCGTGTTCAGGGTTGCGATTGCAAGAAACCCCAGAAGCAGTAGCCACCAGGGGCTGAGCAGCGCGACAAGCACGCGCCGGTCGACGAGTGTGAGTAGCGACATCAGCGCCACGGCTCCCAGCCCGCCAAACCCCAGCTGATTGACGATGTCTCCTCCGCTACCGGTCAGTTCCGGGCCGGAGGGCTGAAACGGTCGAAAGGAAACCAGAAGTACGGTGAGCAAAATGGCTGCTATGACCGTTGCAGGTTGTCCTGTAGCCACCGCGCGCTCAATGAAGGTCGCTCCCGCGGGCTGGTGTTGTGCCCTGCCGGTGCTCATTGTTCCTGAAACCGCATCCATGCGGCCTGGCAGAAGCCGATGCTGCAAGCCAAAGTTTCGGTTCCCCGATCACGTCGTTCTCGACGCCATTCGCGCCAGCACCATAAAGCGCCGTGCAAATTAAGACTGCGTTAACGATAGGGGAGCGGATGGCGATGGCATGACCCAGACAGTCCCAGTCTCCGGATGGGCGGTGATCGAGGCGTCAATCCGGTATACGCGCTTCAGGAGATCCGGTTTCAACACCGTCTCCGGAGGCCCCGACGCCACCAGCCGCCCATGATGAATGACAAAAAGGCGATCACAGAACATGGCTGCGAGATTGAGGTCGTGAAGTGCGGCCACCACCGTGCTGCCAAGCCCGCGCATGAACCGAAGAAGCTGGAGCTGGTGATGGATGTCGAGATGGTTGGTTGGTTCATCCAGTACCAGGAGACGTGGCTGCTGCACCAGCGCCCGGGCGACCAGCACCCTTTGTCTCTCCCCTCCCGACAATGTTCGGAATGCGCGTTCCTGCAAATCGGCGAGACCGAGCAGTTCCAGCGCCGCGGCGATGAGGACGCGGTCGTGTGTGGTATCCGGTTCAAGAAACCCCTTGTGTGCGGTACGCCCCATGGCAACGACATCCTGCACCGTGAGCGGAAACTCTGCCGGCATGTCCTGCAACACCGCGCCGACATTGCGCGCCATCCATTTCGTTGACTGCTGCCAAGCGTCTTTGCCATTGACGAGCACCGCTCCCATGGACGGGCGGTTGATCCGGTAGATCGTTCGCAGGAGGCTCGACTTGCCTGCTCCGTTGGGGCCCAGAAGACCGATCATTTCACCCGCTTCGACACGGAGGGAAACATCGTCCACCAGAACCTTTTCGCCCACCCGGAAGCAGACCGAGCGCATTTCGAGTGTGCCAGGGCAACCGATCACCGGGCGCCTCCCAGCGTGCGCGCGTCCCGACGCAGAAGCCAGATGAAGAAAGGGCCACCGACAAGCGCGGTCACGATGCCAACCGGAAGTTCCAGAGGTGCGATCACACTGCGAGCGGCAAGGTCGGCGGCAATCGTGAAGGCTGCCCCAAGAACCGCCACGGCAGGAAGCGCGCGACGGTGATCCGCACCCACGATAAAGCGAACGATGTGGGGCATGATGAGCCCCACAAAACCGATCACGCCGGAGACAGCGACAGTAATGCCTGTGAGCGCCGCGGAGAGCACAAACATGCTCTGGCGAAAACGCTGCACGTTCAGCCCCAGTGCAATTGCGCTTTCATCGCCGGCCATGAGAAGATTGAGCCTGCGCGCCTGTACCAGCATCACACCAAGTCCTAGCACAAGAGCAACAAGGGGCACCGGTATGAGCTTCCACTGCGCGGTTCCGAACCCACCCAACGTCCAGAACAGCACCCGGGAAGCGAGCTGAGGATCTGGCGACGTGAGCACAGTCAGACTCGTCAGGGCGCTCAGAATGGCGCTCATTGCTACGCCGGCCAGCACGAGACGCACCGGTGTCATATGCCCACCGGTACGCGCAACCCAGAAAACCGCGAACAGCGTGACAAGCCCGCCAAGAAACGCCGATATATGCAGTGTGAAGGCGCCCAGACCCACGAGCCCCCACCGCATCACGACCACGGCACCTGCCGCCGCTCCCGAAGACACCCCGAGAATGCCCGGCCCCGCAAGCGGGTTGCGGACGATCGACTGGATGGTCATCCCCGTCACGCCCAGACTGGCACCGACCACCGCTGCCAGAAACACGCGCGGCATGCGTGTCTGAACGATGATGACCTCATAGGCATCTCGCCAGACTGGATCGACAACCTCATCGCCAAGCACAAGGTTCGCCAGAATGGCCAGCGCTGTTCTTGCCGGTATGTGCACAGAACCAAGCATCAGTGCTGCCAGTGCCGCGCCAGAAAGCAGCACCACCAGCAAAAACATGACAAGCGTATAGGCAGCCTGACCACGTCGGCGCCCCGCCGATCCCGGGCCAGGCTGCTCCATTGCCAAATGGGTAGCTGGTGCAGACTGGAGGACAGCAATCAGCGTTTCGTGGCGATCGATCCTGTCCTTGTTCAGGGTCGGTGCGTGCATATCGCCAATCCGGGCCGCACCGGTCTAGTCCGCCATCCGTTGGGGATGAAACGCACGAGCCAGTTTTTCTACCGCGTCGATCGAACTGGGCCCGGGCTGGCCCCAGACAGAATCGATGGTAACGAACTTCTCGCCGGCAACGCCGGGAACGCCCGCTATTGTCGGGTTTGACATCAGTATTTCGATACGCCCGGTGCCAAGTTCACCGGCCGGGTCTCCCACCACCTGACCACCTGCCGTGCCCGAGTAATAGACGACGATATATTCAGGCCGGCGCTCCGCGATCTGTTCCCAGGAGACCTGCCCATAGCGGTTTGGCACGTCACCAAATACGTTGGTGCCACCGGCTCTTTCGACCACGTGGGAGAGCATGGTGTTGCCCAGCACGGCCCGCGGTGCGGATTCTCCACCGTTGAAGATGAACACCGGAATCGGCTCAACGCCCTTCAGCTTCGCTTCCACCGTGTCGAGTCGTTTCCGAATATCGGCGATCAGCTTGTCACCACGCTCCCGCACGCCGAAAATCGCTGCAACGGCCCGAATTTCAGAAAACAGCTGATCGAAACCGAATTTTCCCAGATTGCAGCCTTCGGTGTTGAGTCGTGTTTTCATGCCGAGATCATGAAGCTGGTCACGCGTATGGCGGCTCTCGCTAAATCCGTCGGGATATCCGGCGTAGACGAAATCGGCTTCCGTTTCGATCAGCTGCTCGGTTGTCGCGACAAGCGGAGAGAGCACCGGCACCTGGGCATACGCCTTCTCGTATTGCGGGCTGATCTTGAGGCTCGCCATATAGGAAGTGCCAGCCATGCGATCTTCAAGCCCCAGGGCCAGCATCATCTCCGTAGCGTTGTTGCTGAGTGTCACTGCCCTTTGTGGCGGCGCCTCATAAGACGTGGTGTAACCGCAGTTTTCGTCGATGTAGGGAAATTCCGGTTCTTCGGCAAAAGCCGCCGTCGAAAGCACCATCAAGCCGGTGGCGGCAAGCTCACGAAGTCGGGCAAAACGGGACATCAATTCTCTCCTTGCAAGGCCGGCTTTCTCTCGGCGCTTTCAGATCGTTTCGGGGTGCTGTCTTCTTGTCGAAAGCGAGGGAGAACCTCGTTCGCAAAAAGCTCCATGCCGGCTAACGCGGCATCGTTGGAAATCAGGCCGTTGGCGCTGAACAGACAACGGATGCTTTCCGCGCCCGTGCGCTGAGACAGCGCGCAAAGCTGAGCGTGGCAATCGTCCGGCGTACCGGCGATGGTGAAATCCGACAACATGCTGGCGCGATCACGCGGGGGCGGCGGATTTGCACCTCGGGCTATGGCCCTTTCGGCCCGCCTCGCATTAAGGCGCTCCAGAAGATCCTCTACCTGTTCAAGAGCCTTCGCTCTGGTGGCAGCAATGACCGTGTATCGCGACAGTGACGACGCAGCTAGCGGGTCGCGGAGGCCTCCATGCCTCTCAAGCGCCGCGTGAAAAACCGGCAACTGGCGTGCCTCGTTCGGCTCCAGGCTGAGAAGCAGTGGAAACCCGTTGCTGGCAGCGATGTCGACCGTCTCTTCGGAAACCCCCGCAACATAGATGGGAGGATGAGGTTTCTGGACCGGCGGCGGCCCAACGGCGATATCTGAGAAATGCCAGGGCCCGGAGGTTGCCGAACACCGCTGGCCCGTCCACGCATCGATCATGATCCGCAACGCTTCCGTAAAACGCTGGTGCGCGTGGTCACGGGAGACGCCAAGCGCATCAAACGTGGCGGGTTCCGTACCGCGCCCGATACCCACATCGATTCGTCCGCCGCTCTGGAAATCGAGCTGGGCTATCTGTTCGGCAAGGAGAAGTGGGTGATAGAGTGGAAGGACAAGGATGGAGGTACCGAACCGCAGGTGCCTTGTGCGCGCCAGAACCTCTGCCCCCAGCAGGAGCGTCGAAGGGTAGGGGATGGACCGGCGTTTGAAGTGGAACTCATTGAACCAGATTCCGCCAAAACCGAGCTCATCGGCGCGCTCCACAAGGCGCATCAGACCGGCATGATCGCCCAGCGTCCCTTCACGCGCAAACCCCGCGAGATCAACACGCATCGAGCCCTCCTGACGCATTTGGCTCGCAGGCGTGATCGGATATTCGGGGGAACGGTAAGATCGATCCGGGGCTCGATACCCCGATAGACGGATTCGGTGCCGGCAAGCTGCCTGCATGCATTCTGGGCCTCCTGCCGGCACACCTCGTCCGGCTTCATGGTCGTTGCATGTGGCAGGTCTCCTGGCTCGCGGCTCGGACGTTCCCTCCGCCTTCCCGGCTTCCGCCAGTGGCATTGGAAAGAACTCGCCGCTTACAGTTGCGAGGGCAGCCCCGGAATGGATCCCACAAGGAGATCGCACCGGATTCCCTTTTCATCCGCAAGGAACGCGGAACCGCATGCGGCCGCGACCCTATCGGTCAAGCCGGCGGGGCGCAACAGTGAAGCAAGAGGCATTGCAATTGGGGCGCACAGAAAAAACACCCGCCGGGTGCGTCGGCTTCGGTCGGGGTTGGCTTGGCTCTGACTGGTTGCGGTGGTCGGGCGGCGCTATCGCCGCCACCGCCTTGCGCCCGATCGTGGTCGCTCCAATGATCATACCAAGGCACTGACGGAGCACTGGGCTCATGGGTCGCACCACCTGCGCAGTTTCACACAAAACCCCGCCTTAAACATTCCAGTCCGCCAGCGTAGCCAGAACCCTCTCGGTATCGCGTTCACACATGCCCGTGTGGACAGGAAGCCGGACGAGGCGGCCCCAGGCGCCTTCCGCTGCGGGCAGGACACGCGGCCCATACCCCATCTCATGCGCGCGGGGTGAGAGGTGCAGGGGAACATAGTGCCTGCGGCCGTCGACGCCGTGTTTTCCAAGATGGGCCAAAAGATGCTCTGCAGCGTCAGTATCCGCTGCCAGAACTCCCACGAAGTGAAAGTTCGACACCGTTTGTGCATCCGACCATAAAACTTCAAGCGGCAGGTCCATTGCGGAAAGCCCTTTGAGCAACGTCTCCCCCACCCTTCTGCGAACAGCCAGATTTTCGTGCAAGGCCTCAAACTCAGCCAGCAGAATTGCCGCTTCCAGCTCCCCGAGCTGAAAACTGGAACCAGGACCCGTCCACTCGTAGAAGGCCTTTTCCCCCGATCGGACCAGGGCAAAATCGGTGCCACGCTCGGCAATGCTGTCAATCCGGCTCAGCAGTTCCCTATCGCCGGAATTCACCAGCAGCGCGCCTCCCTGACCGCACGACACAGCCTTGCTTTCATGGAACGAGAAGGCTCCGAAGGTACCGAAGGTCCCCAGAGGATGATCGCTTCGGGTCACCCCGAACCCCTGCGCGGCGTCTTCGACCACATGAACACCGTGCTGCTCGGCAAGTTCACAGATCGTCTCCATTGGAGCGGAGGCACCGCCGTAGTGAACCACCACCACGGCGCGCGTGCGGCTGGTCAGCCGACGCTCGAGGTCCTTCGGATCGAGCATCATCGTGACCGGATCAATATCGCAGAAAACGATGCGGGCGCCCGTGCGCTCAAAGGCGGTCGCGGTGGCGCAAAAAGTGAATGTCGGTACGATCACCTCATCGCCTGGACCAAGGGCCAAGGCAAGGGCGGCGATCTTCATCGCCGCAGTGCAGGACTGCGTGAGAACAACCTTTTCCGCTGCGAAGTGTTTTTTCAGCCACGCGAAAGTATAATCTCGTTATAGTTGTATAA includes:
- a CDS encoding FecCD family ABC transporter permease, yielding MHAPTLNKDRIDRHETLIAVLQSAPATHLAMEQPGPGSAGRRRGQAAYTLVMFLLVVLLSGAALAALMLGSVHIPARTALAILANLVLGDEVVDPVWRDAYEVIIVQTRMPRVFLAAVVGASLGVTGMTIQSIVRNPLAGPGILGVSSGAAAGAVVVMRWGLVGLGAFTLHISAFLGGLVTLFAVFWVARTGGHMTPVRLVLAGVAMSAILSALTSLTVLTSPDPQLASRVLFWTLGGFGTAQWKLIPVPLVALVLGLGVMLVQARRLNLLMAGDESAIALGLNVQRFRQSMFVLSAALTGITVAVSGVIGFVGLIMPHIVRFIVGADHRRALPAVAVLGAAFTIAADLAARSVIAPLELPVGIVTALVGGPFFIWLLRRDARTLGGAR
- a CDS encoding aminotransferase class V-fold PLP-dependent enzyme, whose amino-acid sequence is MKKHFAAEKVVLTQSCTAAMKIAALALALGPGDEVIVPTFTFCATATAFERTGARIVFCDIDPVTMMLDPKDLERRLTSRTRAVVVVHYGGASAPMETICELAEQHGVHVVEDAAQGFGVTRSDHPLGTFGTFGAFSFHESKAVSCGQGGALLVNSGDRELLSRIDSIAERGTDFALVRSGEKAFYEWTGPGSSFQLGELEAAILLAEFEALHENLAVRRRVGETLLKGLSAMDLPLEVLWSDAQTVSNFHFVGVLAADTDAAEHLLAHLGKHGVDGRRHYVPLHLSPRAHEMGYGPRVLPAAEGAWGRLVRLPVHTGMCERDTERVLATLADWNV
- a CDS encoding ABC transporter ATP-binding protein, yielding MIGCPGTLEMRSVCFRVGEKVLVDDVSLRVEAGEMIGLLGPNGAGKSSLLRTIYRINRPSMGAVLVNGKDAWQQSTKWMARNVGAVLQDMPAEFPLTVQDVVAMGRTAHKGFLEPDTTHDRVLIAAALELLGLADLQERAFRTLSGGERQRVLVARALVQQPRLLVLDEPTNHLDIHHQLQLLRFMRGLGSTVVAALHDLNLAAMFCDRLFVIHHGRLVASGPPETVLKPDLLKRVYRIDASITAHPETGTVWVMPSPSAPLSLTQS
- a CDS encoding ABC transporter substrate-binding protein, with protein sequence MSRFARLRELAATGLMVLSTAAFAEEPEFPYIDENCGYTTSYEAPPQRAVTLSNNATEMMLALGLEDRMAGTSYMASLKISPQYEKAYAQVPVLSPLVATTEQLIETEADFVYAGYPDGFSESRHTRDQLHDLGMKTRLNTEGCNLGKFGFDQLFSEIRAVAAIFGVRERGDKLIADIRKRLDTVEAKLKGVEPIPVFIFNGGESAPRAVLGNTMLSHVVERAGGTNVFGDVPNRYGQVSWEQIAERRPEYIVVYYSGTAGGQVVGDPAGELGTGRIEILMSNPTIAGVPGVAGEKFVTIDSVWGQPGPSSIDAVEKLARAFHPQRMAD
- a CDS encoding LLM class flavin-dependent oxidoreductase — encoded protein: MRVDLAGFAREGTLGDHAGLMRLVERADELGFGGIWFNEFHFKRRSIPYPSTLLLGAEVLARTRHLRFGTSILVLPLYHPLLLAEQIAQLDFQSGGRIDVGIGRGTEPATFDALGVSRDHAHQRFTEALRIMIDAWTGQRCSATSGPWHFSDIAVGPPPVQKPHPPIYVAGVSEETVDIAASNGFPLLLSLEPNEARQLPVFHAALERHGGLRDPLAASSLSRYTVIAATRAKALEQVEDLLERLNARRAERAIARGANPPPPRDRASMLSDFTIAGTPDDCHAQLCALSQRTGAESIRCLFSANGLISNDAALAGMELFANEVLPRFRQEDSTPKRSESAERKPALQGEN